In Tursiops truncatus isolate mTurTru1 chromosome 9, mTurTru1.mat.Y, whole genome shotgun sequence, a single genomic region encodes these proteins:
- the PODXL gene encoding podocalyxin isoform X2 — protein sequence MRFALVLSAFLLLLPLSLSQDEVKPSGPTAAEESKPDTLPPSSVQDTVKQSTVPPSADKTVTALETKGSTAKTPNTSRAVPASAQQSTTAAASGKDEKPATGSPAITTKDSKESTTTPTTVSTKPETTSSQSGIKSSSAKSGTQSSHSVTTSSVITKEGNQAASDLPNPGNTSVITPALPSVPTPASTHRPSTVPVTLVPVTSEPAGSSEGPNKITAATSLGTMAGPTFTTQGTLTTLTPWVTSQGTQHTSSKTPAVTGTSEAVQPTGSSSGPGTTSPARGPTSSNTHLESTVPQGASIPSPTSVIPAGVGQIQCDSPEKLNEKMLVLNVSKTDVSKTNICNATALNDKLITLLCRAAKASFNPAQDQCHIQLAPVPEIQAVAIKQITICTKLFPTDVYELLKDKWDDLKEVGVNDMQFEGQGPPEETEDRFSMPLIITIVCMASFLLLVAALYGCCHQRLSQRKDQQRLTEELQTVENGYHDNPTLEVMETSSEMQEKKVVSLNGELGDSWIVPLDNLTKDDLEEEEDTHL from the exons AAGTCAAGCCTAGTGGTCCAACAGCTGCCGAAGAAAGCAAGCCAGACACACTTCCACCATCCAGTGTTCAAGACACAGTCAAACAAAGCACAGTCCCACCATCCGCTGACAAAACTGTGACTGCACTGGAGACCAAGGGAAGCACAGCCAAAACGCCTAACACCTCAAGGGCAGTGCCAGCCTCAGCCCAGCAAAGCACAACTGCAGCAGCCAGTGGCAAAGATGAGAAACCAGCCACGGGCAGCCCTGCTATAACTACTAAAGACTCGAAGGAGTCTACAACCACACCAACCACTGTCTCGACAAAGCCTGAAACCACAAGCAGCCAGAGTGGAATTAAAAGCAGTTCAGCTAAATCTGGAACCCAGAGTAGCCACAGTGTGACCACAAGCAGTGTGATCACTAAGGAAGGAAATCAGGCAGCCTCTGACCTTCCAAATCCGGGTAACACCTCAGTCATCACGCCTGCTCTTCCTTCCGTGCCCACCCCGGCAAGCACTCACCGGCCTAGCACCGTCCCTGTGACTTTGGTCCCTGTGACTTCAGAGCCTGCAGGGAGCTCCGAGGGACCAAACAAAATTACAGCAGCTACAAGTTTAGGCACAATGGCGGGTCCCACCTTCACGACGCAGGGGACACTGACCACACTAA CACCATGGGTTACCTCACAAGGAACTCAACACACCTCCAGCAAGACGCCAGCTGTCACTGGCACCTCTGAGGCTGTGCAGCCTACAGGCTCTTCATCGGGACCTGGGACCACATCTCCTGCCAGGGGACCCACGAGCTCCAACACTCATTTGGAGTCAACTGTCCCCCAAGGCGCCAGTATCCCTTCTCCCACCTCAGTAATTCCAGCAGGTGTGGGACAG ATACAGTGCGATTCTCCCGAAAAGCTGAATGAGAAGATGCTCGTCCTGAACGTCTCGAAAACTGATGTCTCGAAAACCAACATCTGT AATGCGACCGCTTTGAACGACAAACTGATCACACTTTTGTGCCGAGCAGCAAAAGCCTCCTTCAACCCAGCGCAAGATCAGTGCCATATACAGCTGGCACCTGTTCCAGAAATCCAGGCAGTGGCGATCAAGCAAATCACTATCTGCA CAAAACTCTTTCCCACGGACGTTTATGAATTGCTGAAAGACAAATGGGATGACCTAAAAGAG GTGGGAGTCAATGACATGCAGTTTGAGGGTCAAGGACCACCAGAAGAGACTGAGGACCGGTTCAGCATGCCCCTCATCATCACTATCGTCTGCATGGCATCCTTCTTGCTCCTGGTCGCGGCCCTTTATGGCTGCTGCCACCAGCGCCTCTCCCAGAGGAAGGACCAG CAACGACTAACAGAGGAGCTACAGACGGTGGAGAATGGTTACCATGACAATCCAACCCTGGAAGTGATGGAGACCTCATCAGAGATGCAGGAGAAAAAGGTGGTCAGCCTTAATGGGGAGCTGGGGGACAGCTGGATCGTCCCCCTGGACAACCTGACCAAGGATGACctagaggaggaggaagacacaCACCTCTAA
- the PODXL gene encoding podocalyxin isoform X1, whose product MLRTGHSEVKPSGPTAAEESKPDTLPPSSVQDTVKQSTVPPSADKTVTALETKGSTAKTPNTSRAVPASAQQSTTAAASGKDEKPATGSPAITTKDSKESTTTPTTVSTKPETTSSQSGIKSSSAKSGTQSSHSVTTSSVITKEGNQAASDLPNPGNTSVITPALPSVPTPASTHRPSTVPVTLVPVTSEPAGSSEGPNKITAATSLGTMAGPTFTTQGTLTTLTPWVTSQGTQHTSSKTPAVTGTSEAVQPTGSSSGPGTTSPARGPTSSNTHLESTVPQGASIPSPTSVIPAGVGQIQCDSPEKLNEKMLVLNVSKTDVSKTNICNATALNDKLITLLCRAAKASFNPAQDQCHIQLAPVPEIQAVAIKQITICTKLFPTDVYELLKDKWDDLKEVGVNDMQFEGQGPPEETEDRFSMPLIITIVCMASFLLLVAALYGCCHQRLSQRKDQQRLTEELQTVENGYHDNPTLEVMETSSEMQEKKVVSLNGELGDSWIVPLDNLTKDDLEEEEDTHL is encoded by the exons ATGCTGAGAACAGGGCACTCCG AAGTCAAGCCTAGTGGTCCAACAGCTGCCGAAGAAAGCAAGCCAGACACACTTCCACCATCCAGTGTTCAAGACACAGTCAAACAAAGCACAGTCCCACCATCCGCTGACAAAACTGTGACTGCACTGGAGACCAAGGGAAGCACAGCCAAAACGCCTAACACCTCAAGGGCAGTGCCAGCCTCAGCCCAGCAAAGCACAACTGCAGCAGCCAGTGGCAAAGATGAGAAACCAGCCACGGGCAGCCCTGCTATAACTACTAAAGACTCGAAGGAGTCTACAACCACACCAACCACTGTCTCGACAAAGCCTGAAACCACAAGCAGCCAGAGTGGAATTAAAAGCAGTTCAGCTAAATCTGGAACCCAGAGTAGCCACAGTGTGACCACAAGCAGTGTGATCACTAAGGAAGGAAATCAGGCAGCCTCTGACCTTCCAAATCCGGGTAACACCTCAGTCATCACGCCTGCTCTTCCTTCCGTGCCCACCCCGGCAAGCACTCACCGGCCTAGCACCGTCCCTGTGACTTTGGTCCCTGTGACTTCAGAGCCTGCAGGGAGCTCCGAGGGACCAAACAAAATTACAGCAGCTACAAGTTTAGGCACAATGGCGGGTCCCACCTTCACGACGCAGGGGACACTGACCACACTAA CACCATGGGTTACCTCACAAGGAACTCAACACACCTCCAGCAAGACGCCAGCTGTCACTGGCACCTCTGAGGCTGTGCAGCCTACAGGCTCTTCATCGGGACCTGGGACCACATCTCCTGCCAGGGGACCCACGAGCTCCAACACTCATTTGGAGTCAACTGTCCCCCAAGGCGCCAGTATCCCTTCTCCCACCTCAGTAATTCCAGCAGGTGTGGGACAG ATACAGTGCGATTCTCCCGAAAAGCTGAATGAGAAGATGCTCGTCCTGAACGTCTCGAAAACTGATGTCTCGAAAACCAACATCTGT AATGCGACCGCTTTGAACGACAAACTGATCACACTTTTGTGCCGAGCAGCAAAAGCCTCCTTCAACCCAGCGCAAGATCAGTGCCATATACAGCTGGCACCTGTTCCAGAAATCCAGGCAGTGGCGATCAAGCAAATCACTATCTGCA CAAAACTCTTTCCCACGGACGTTTATGAATTGCTGAAAGACAAATGGGATGACCTAAAAGAG GTGGGAGTCAATGACATGCAGTTTGAGGGTCAAGGACCACCAGAAGAGACTGAGGACCGGTTCAGCATGCCCCTCATCATCACTATCGTCTGCATGGCATCCTTCTTGCTCCTGGTCGCGGCCCTTTATGGCTGCTGCCACCAGCGCCTCTCCCAGAGGAAGGACCAG CAACGACTAACAGAGGAGCTACAGACGGTGGAGAATGGTTACCATGACAATCCAACCCTGGAAGTGATGGAGACCTCATCAGAGATGCAGGAGAAAAAGGTGGTCAGCCTTAATGGGGAGCTGGGGGACAGCTGGATCGTCCCCCTGGACAACCTGACCAAGGATGACctagaggaggaggaagacacaCACCTCTAA
- the PODXL gene encoding podocalyxin isoform X3 gives MEPNLSGFFIEVKPSGPTAAEESKPDTLPPSSVQDTVKQSTVPPSADKTVTALETKGSTAKTPNTSRAVPASAQQSTTAAASGKDEKPATGSPAITTKDSKESTTTPTTVSTKPETTSSQSGIKSSSAKSGTQSSHSVTTSSVITKEGNQAASDLPNPGNTSVITPALPSVPTPASTHRPSTVPVTLVPVTSEPAGSSEGPNKITAATSLGTMAGPTFTTQGTLTTLTPWVTSQGTQHTSSKTPAVTGTSEAVQPTGSSSGPGTTSPARGPTSSNTHLESTVPQGASIPSPTSVIPAGVGQIQCDSPEKLNEKMLVLNVSKTDVSKTNICNATALNDKLITLLCRAAKASFNPAQDQCHIQLAPVPEIQAVAIKQITICTKLFPTDVYELLKDKWDDLKEVGVNDMQFEGQGPPEETEDRFSMPLIITIVCMASFLLLVAALYGCCHQRLSQRKDQQRLTEELQTVENGYHDNPTLEVMETSSEMQEKKVVSLNGELGDSWIVPLDNLTKDDLEEEEDTHL, from the exons atggaaCCAAACCTATCAGGCTTTTTCATTG AAGTCAAGCCTAGTGGTCCAACAGCTGCCGAAGAAAGCAAGCCAGACACACTTCCACCATCCAGTGTTCAAGACACAGTCAAACAAAGCACAGTCCCACCATCCGCTGACAAAACTGTGACTGCACTGGAGACCAAGGGAAGCACAGCCAAAACGCCTAACACCTCAAGGGCAGTGCCAGCCTCAGCCCAGCAAAGCACAACTGCAGCAGCCAGTGGCAAAGATGAGAAACCAGCCACGGGCAGCCCTGCTATAACTACTAAAGACTCGAAGGAGTCTACAACCACACCAACCACTGTCTCGACAAAGCCTGAAACCACAAGCAGCCAGAGTGGAATTAAAAGCAGTTCAGCTAAATCTGGAACCCAGAGTAGCCACAGTGTGACCACAAGCAGTGTGATCACTAAGGAAGGAAATCAGGCAGCCTCTGACCTTCCAAATCCGGGTAACACCTCAGTCATCACGCCTGCTCTTCCTTCCGTGCCCACCCCGGCAAGCACTCACCGGCCTAGCACCGTCCCTGTGACTTTGGTCCCTGTGACTTCAGAGCCTGCAGGGAGCTCCGAGGGACCAAACAAAATTACAGCAGCTACAAGTTTAGGCACAATGGCGGGTCCCACCTTCACGACGCAGGGGACACTGACCACACTAA CACCATGGGTTACCTCACAAGGAACTCAACACACCTCCAGCAAGACGCCAGCTGTCACTGGCACCTCTGAGGCTGTGCAGCCTACAGGCTCTTCATCGGGACCTGGGACCACATCTCCTGCCAGGGGACCCACGAGCTCCAACACTCATTTGGAGTCAACTGTCCCCCAAGGCGCCAGTATCCCTTCTCCCACCTCAGTAATTCCAGCAGGTGTGGGACAG ATACAGTGCGATTCTCCCGAAAAGCTGAATGAGAAGATGCTCGTCCTGAACGTCTCGAAAACTGATGTCTCGAAAACCAACATCTGT AATGCGACCGCTTTGAACGACAAACTGATCACACTTTTGTGCCGAGCAGCAAAAGCCTCCTTCAACCCAGCGCAAGATCAGTGCCATATACAGCTGGCACCTGTTCCAGAAATCCAGGCAGTGGCGATCAAGCAAATCACTATCTGCA CAAAACTCTTTCCCACGGACGTTTATGAATTGCTGAAAGACAAATGGGATGACCTAAAAGAG GTGGGAGTCAATGACATGCAGTTTGAGGGTCAAGGACCACCAGAAGAGACTGAGGACCGGTTCAGCATGCCCCTCATCATCACTATCGTCTGCATGGCATCCTTCTTGCTCCTGGTCGCGGCCCTTTATGGCTGCTGCCACCAGCGCCTCTCCCAGAGGAAGGACCAG CAACGACTAACAGAGGAGCTACAGACGGTGGAGAATGGTTACCATGACAATCCAACCCTGGAAGTGATGGAGACCTCATCAGAGATGCAGGAGAAAAAGGTGGTCAGCCTTAATGGGGAGCTGGGGGACAGCTGGATCGTCCCCCTGGACAACCTGACCAAGGATGACctagaggaggaggaagacacaCACCTCTAA